The nucleotide sequence gggttggtTCAAGGTGATGTACACacagagcttgaagtcgacggggcgcgagggtggactgatcatctaccatggagtcatgttgaaggtggagctggattgaggggctacgacgtaagtgcacggggcatggagacgggccagggctctggtggtcatacatgtggtgagacaactgtgaatttgactcggaatgactacaagcaacggtgaaattccttcaagtttcagacaggcggtcaagaaaggagcggtgatgttgagtttaggtaactcttatgtgtgacatccAATATGTGACTTGTTCACTTTCACGCATGTCAGTaatcggtgtgtgatggcgttggactgatactctggaagttggaagcgcaaactagagtaacaaggaacttaactTTGCTCGAGTATTGACTATGGTCatgaaaagaagggactacaagttgcaggtggagtcacatggagtctttggagtagcaacggtactcatgggataagctcaagtccaatgtacatggaagtttggcgcatggacaaatccagggtggtgaagaatattcgccaTGGTGgggtttgttagagttgtgtcgaatatagtgtacaaggtaggttacagttggacttgtagttgtattgtgtttacataggatatggagtcgtgtcctagtaagacacttgtatcctagacttctcatatatagcggggctagacacacgatgtaacatatgccaacataatagcacatgcgcgcaagggggagccggcgacgTGTGCCGGCGCCtaggtggccggtgtgcggtattgtgacggtgtcacggggaggagcgcccgtagtcaagccccggggatgtagccatatcgatgaacctcgttaacaaatctcggtatcGTGCCTCGTATGATTGCTTGGTCCTGGAATGATCAACGgttcgaatttattctaacaaacTAACTAAAACAGAGGGAGTAAGGAGATCCTGCATTATATATTTATATTGCACCATCGTGGCTCAATCGTAGATTTACGATGAATGTATCGTAATTTCAATGCTTGAAGTTTCCTTGTGCAGGCAATCACTAATTAATATTCCCAccgtcttaaaataagtgtcttgagcttagtacaaatttatattagagctagtataaagttgagacacttattttaaaaCGGCGGGAGTATGATACTATTTCGACTTCCTGCGATGTCGATGAAGAAACAAATTGACCTACGAGGTAAGACAGCTCCCCAACATTTTGCACACGGAAAACCTTGTCACATAGGTTGAGAAaaccccccgcaaaaaaaaaaaaaaaacatagGTTGAGAAAACCCTCAAACCCTTGTCTCACTCTTACACTGCGGCATCGTGACCTGTGTGAGAACCAACAACTAGGCCATGCCTTAGGCCCGTGATTGTCGCAAGGGACCGATGAGGGCTCAATCTGAAATTCTCTTCCACGAAAAGTTCAACGTGGGACCTGAGGAATTATTTTTAACCTCAGTCTGAAATTGGCTTCCACTGAAGCCATCTAACCAACTCAGCTTCCTGGGTAGTACTTGTTGGCAATCACCATGAGTAATTCTGAGAGCTCCCTCGACTTTGAGAAGATGGGCATATGATCAGCTCCCTGCAATCCCACGACTTCAGTGCCGGGGTTCCACGAGGCCATCAGCCGCTGCATCTCCGCCGGCTTCCACTCGTCGTCCTCGGCCACGACGTACACACGCCTCACCCCTCCGTACCTCGCCGACGTCAGGACGTCCCCGTTCATCGTGTCGTCATTTAGGAACCGCCGTGACGGCCTCACCATCGCAATTCCCAGGGTCAGATCCTGCATTATACGTATTATATTGCACCATACATCAGATCAGAGGAAGGAAGTATAAGGAGAAATTGAGGAACAAACGGCCACTGAAAAGTAATAACATATACCTCAGGAGGGCTCAGCTGATACACTCTCCGCGCCATGTACTTTGGTCCGAACAGAAACGTCTTATCCGGATTCCGGGGATCACCGGTGCTTCCGAGCGTGCAATCCATGAAGAAATCTGGCCCTTTCCCTTGCGATAGCTAACAGTTTTCGTACTATGATTAATGGTCAGGAAGAAAATGGAAGCTACTGTAATTTGCATTTGCGTACACGGGATTTCGAGTACCTGTTTGAACGCGTACGTCATGGGCTTCCCTGCGGCGGGCATGGTGGCCGTGACAAACACGGCCACGGAGACTTTTTCCGGGTGCCTCTCCATGGCCAGCGCGAGGCTCTGCCCGCCAAAGCTGTGGGCGACGAGGACCGCCTTCTCGCCCTCCGGCAGCGCCGCCACTGCGTCCAGCAGCGGCCGGCTGTACTCCTCGAAGGACGCCACCTCCTCGCCGCGCCCGGGGCTGGCGCCGCACCCGGCCATGTCCATCGCGGTAACGcggtggccggcggcctccagggcGGTGGCCACCCTGTACCAGGACCACGCGCCGTGACAGACGCCGTGGATCAGGACGAAGTGGTTCTTGCCGCCTTCCATCCCCGAGCTCACTCGATCCAAGTCAGCGTGTGAAAATTATCTGAGCTCGTGTACGTTCCTCGATCTTTCGGTTCGGGTACCTGTTTTCTCATCAGGCCCTTATTAGGTCCGCTAATTAAGAATGCTAAAAGGCGGCATGAATCGGTTTTTTATCTGATCATGAATCGCCTGCTGTCGTCCACTAGAATCCACTAGATGGTGCCTTTAAAAAGTCAGTATTCACCCTAAAAAAGTCAGTATTCTACACGCATGGTTGCAAATTTTCAGGGTTTTCGTCAAAACAGGTCCGGTCCGATTTAAGCAGATGAAAGGTTTTCggccaaaattttaaatttttggaAAATTTATTATATTTAAAAAAACTGTATGAATAAAAAAATATGGTTAGAGAAGTTTATCAAAACAAACATGTTTGATCGACAAAAAAAATCAAGaaagaagaaatgaagaaaaataattaaaagaaaGAGAAACTAACCCTTATCCTTTTCTCCGGTGGTCCAGAGCTCATTCCACCCTCAACGCTCGCCTCCCTCCATCCCCACCACCGCTTCCCTCCATCCCGGCCAAATCAGACGCCCCTGCCTCCAAACCCCGGCTAACGGTGTGGCTCGGGTGGCTAGCCGAGCGGTCCTCCTGGGGGACGAGGAGGTGCGGCTACCACTTGGCTAGCCATGAATGGTGGAGGGCTAGCCAGGGTTTAGGTGCGGCTAGCCGGCATCCGTTCGTCCTCTCCTCCTCCCCAACCACATCTAAATGTTCTGTTATTTAAAAAAACAATGTAGTCATATGCTCTGTTTAATTGCATGATTGAAACTAGAAAATCTACATACCATTTTTATGTAGAGGAAAAAACCGAGTGGTAAATTGAGAAACCCCTTGGCTTACCGAATGGCATTTCGACAAATTTCGTTTGAATTGGATATTTACCTTTCAAGCGATTTACCAATCGGGTTTTACAGTTTTTGTGAAAACCATTAAATTGGTCACGAGAAGTTTGAGTGGTTGTGTCAAATATTGTAATCGTGATAGACAGGGAAGAAAACGTTACATGgcacaatcatacacgcaaatgtgcacGATCTCCTATATACAGAGCAATCTACATTTAGCAACATGCATATCAGTCCATTAGGCTCATTAAGGTACAACCCACCTATGACACTCCTGAGtcaatcgtgcactaatcatacatgcaaatgtgcacgatcaagatcagagactcacagaAAGATATCACAACAGAACTCTAAACACAAATTCAAACATAAGGGAGTTATATTACAAACAAAGGGTCATGAGGACCCGAATACgtaagtcagcgaaagcaacaatatatgagtacaaacATAactagacaagtttgccttaagaagctAAGCAAAACAACGTCATGCGCCACCTGCCCGCACACCTGACCCGCAAAAATGTCCGTATAGCCGTGagggtcagctctgataccaaattGTAACACCCTGTTACGCCCGTGGGATCAAGACTAGCCACACAAATCAACACTAGTTTTTCTTGTGCACTTTGTACTTACTCGTGCGCACCTAGGAGCTACTTCCTGGTCAGTCACCCATCCTAGAATTACCCCAAGCCAAGCACgtttaactttggagttcttttcgaatgggctcccgaaaaagaagcAATTCCTTGTTAATATGAGTAGTCTATTATTCCTATTAAGCTAGGATCTCATATAAAAACTAGATCAAAAGGGCGTAGGCCTCCTGCCCGGGgcctccaaactactcctggtcatcggtctCCTTGTAGTAATCATCCTCGAGATTCTCTGGTTCCTGGGATCCATCATCTGATCATAGCAACCGGGTAGTAGGAAAAGAGTAGCAAAACAAcgctgagtactcatccaaagaactcgcaagacttacatcagatataTACTAGATATGCATATGTATCAAATGTGCAcgctgagtactcatccaaagaactcgcaagacttacatctgaTCTATATTGTAATCTGTGATAGCGGACCCAGGCACCACCTCTATCCTGCATGGTGCCGGCTCAGccatgccacaatgctgaactggacatctgacagAACATTCGGAAAAATGTACGACGCCGAGTACCCGTAACTtatcccgcgtggtggttagtgcgaaaagtCCAGAGGCCTACTCATATCAAATATCCAAACCTGTTAGTGTATTAGTAGCTCACGGAGATGATCGGTGCTCTTGTCGCCCCGTCTCACGGTCTTACGACaagggaccaggcccacctctctcctgggtggtctctgCCTGCCCGGTCGTGCCACGTCAATAACTCTCGCGGGGTACCCTTGGGATCGACCCGACTTATCACGAGACTGTCGGGAACCCGGGTCCACCTCCACCGGGGTGATACCACCAGTCCCTTCAGTCCTTTAGTAACAATTAAAGGTAACAGTGTGTCTTTACCATCATGGTTAACTCAGAGGAACCATCCTCGATAGGTTCACACCTTTGGTAAAATatcaaggtgaacttggaggaatcGCCCTCGATGGGTTCAcgcttgaggtgttgcacgacaatCATCATCAGGAGTGGTGAGCGAGGAATCACCCTTTGTAAACCATACCCGATGTGCTACACTACAGATATATCATCTGAAGTgagatattgttggggaacgtagcatgcaatttcaaagaaaatcctacgctcacgcaagatctatataggagatgcatagaaatgagagggggagagtgtgtccacgtaccctcgtagaccgaaagcagaagcgtttgttaatgtggttgatgtagtcgagcttcttctcgttccgaccgatcaagcaccgaacgtacggcacctctgaattctgcacacgttcagctcgatgacgtccctcgaactcttgatccagcaaagtgtcgagggagagttccatcagcacgacggcgtggtgacagtgatgatgaagtgatccgcgcagggctttgcctaagcactacgtgaatatgaccgtaggcgtaaactgtggagggggggggggcgcacacggcttggaacaattgatgcgtgttgtaggcgccccctccccacgtatataaaggagggagggggaggaggccagccctagccgcgcaccaagtaggaggagtcctacttgggctcctagtaggattcacccccctttccttttaccggaaggggaaaggaggaaagagagagagggggaaaggaaaggggggcgcctccccctcctagtccaattcggcctccttccctaTGGGAGgcgcgccacccctttgtgggctggtgtgcctccctcctatggcccatatggcccatatctttgcccggggggttccggtaccccccggtactccaatatgtacccgatacattctggaacacttccggtgtccgcatactatcatccaatatatcaatctttacctctcgaccatttcgagactcctcgtcatgtccgtgatctcatctgggactccgaacaacattcggtcaccaaatcacataactcatataatacaaatcgtcatcgaacgttaagcgtgcggaccctacgggttcgagaactatgtaggcatgaccgagactcctctctggtcaataaccaatagcggaacctggatgctcgtattggctcccacatattctgcgaagatctttattggccgaaccgttatgacaacatacattattccctttgtccgttggtatgttacttgcctgagattcgatcattggtatctctatacctagtacaatctcgttactggtaggtctctttaatcgttccgtaatacatcatcctgtgactaactcattagtcattttcttgcaaggcttattatgatgtgcattaccgagtgggcccagagatacctctctgatactcggagtgacaaatcctaatcttgattcacgccaacccaacaaaacaccttcagagatacctgtagagcatctttataatcacccagttactttgtgacgtttgatagcacacaaggtattccttcggtattcaggagttgcatgatctcatagtcaaaggaatatgtatttgacatacatgaaagcagtagcaataaactataTGATCAAATGctcagctaacggatgggtcttgcccatcacataattctcctaatgatgtgatcctgttatcaaatgacaactcatgtccatggttaggaaaccttaaccatctttgatcaactagctagtctagtagaggctcactagggacatggtgtttgctTATGTACTGACACATGTatcaaggtttccgatcaatacaattctagcatgaataataaacctttatcatgaataaggaaatataaaataacaactttattattgcctctagggcatatttccttcagtctcccacttgcactggagtcaataatctagttcacatcgccttgtcatttagcaccaatagttcacatctttatgtgattaacacccatagttcacatcgccatgtgaccaacacccaaagggcttactagagttaataatctagttcacatcgctatgtgattaacactcaaagagtactaaggtgtgatcatgttttgcttgtgagagaaatttagttaacgggtctgccacattcagatccatatgcatttcacgaatttctatgtctacaacgcTCTGCCTGGAGCTAatccagctaattgctcccattttcaatacctatccagattgagacttagagtcattcgaatcggtgtaaaagcttgcatcgacgtaactctttatgatgaactctttatcacctccataactgagaaacatttcctttgtcctctttaaggtaactaaggataattttgaccgctatccagggatccactcctggatcactatcgtacccccttgccaaactcatggcaaggtgcacaataggtccagtacacaacatagcatactctatagaacctatggctgaggcatagggaatgacctccattctctttctattttctgttgtggtcgggttttgggtcttactcaacttcacacctttgcaagataggcaagaactccttctttgaattccattttgaactacttcaaaatcttgtcaaggtatgtagtcattgaaaatcttatcaagcgtcttgatctatctctatagatcttgatgcccaatatgtaagcagcttcaccgaggtctttcattgaaaaaaacttattcaagtatccttttatgctatccagaaattctatatttccgatcaacaatatgtcatccacatatattatcagaaaagctacagagctcccactcactttcttgtaaatacaggcttcaccataagtttgtataaaaccatatgctttgatcaccttatcaaagcgtatattccaactccgagatgcttgcaccagtccacagatggatccctggagtttgcacactttgttagcacatttaggatcgacaaaaccttctggttgcatcatatacaactcttctttaagaaatccattaaggaatgcaattttgatatccatttgccagatttcataattatcaaatgcggcaattgctaacatgattcggacagacttaagcatcgctacgattgagaaaatctgatcgtagtcaacaccttgaacttgtcgaaaaacttttgcgacaagtcaagctttgtagatagtgacattactattgatatgtctccatcgtatctataatttttgattgttccatgccaatattctacaacttttacatacttttggcaactttttatactatttttgggacttaaatattgatccagtgcccagtgccagttcctgtttgttgcatgttttttgtttcacagaaaattcatatcaaacggagtccaaacgggataaaaacttacggagattttttttggaatatatgtgaattttgggaagtggaatcaatgtgagacgatgcccgaggagcccatgaggcagggggcgtgccccagggggtagggcgcgccctaggccctcgtggccactccgtaaggcgtttgatgcccttctttctccgcaagaaagccaatatctggataaaaatcgtgtccaaatttcagcccaatcggagttatggatctccgggaatttaagaaacggtgaaagggcataaTCAGGGAGTggagaaacagaaggaaacagaaagagagatccaatctcggaagggctctcacccctccgctgccatggaggccatggactagaggggaaacccttctctcatctagggggaaggtcaaggaagaagaagaagaaggggggctctctccccatctctcccgatggcgctggaacgccgctggggccatcatcgtgacggagatctacaccaacaacttcaccgccgtcatcacaaactctctccccctctatgcagcggtgtaacacctcttatccctgctgtaatctctacttgaacatggtgctcaacgctatatattatttcccaaagatgtatggctatcctatgatgtttgagtagatctgttttgtcctatgggttcattgatgatcgtgattggtttgagttgcatgttttattattggtgttttcctatggtgctcttcgtgtcgcacaagcatgagggatccccgttgtagggtttgcaatatgttcatgatttgcttatggtgggtggcgtgagtgacagaagcacatacccgagtaagtaggttgtttgcgtatgggaataaagaggactttatactttaatgctatggttgggttttaccttaatgatctttagtagttgcggatgcttgctagagttccaatcataagtgcatatgatccaagaagagaaagtatgttagcttatgcctctccctcatataaaattgcaatagtgattaccgttttagttatcgattgcctagggacaaataactttctcatgacaaaaagctctctaataAAACTATTTTAGTTGTGtttttatctaaacaacccctagtttttatttacgtactctttattatcttgcaacctatccaacaacacctaccaagtacttctagtttcatacttgttctaggtaaagcgaacgttaagcgtgcgtagagttgcatcggtggtcgatagaacttgaggtaatatttgttctacctttagctcctcgttgggttcgacactcttacttatcgaaagaggctacaactgatcccctattgtcgtggaaaggtcacggcagatgtcctagaaaaaggacttagtcgtggagccatcgcaactaggaagcttaaaggggtttaaacgagacaaaggacacgagagtttatagTAGTTCgcccccttgcggtgaaggtaaaggcctaatcaagtttgaggtggtattgcttatgtctaaattaccagggagtgaatccgcttgacctagctttcgatctgatgttacttgtcctgaaccgtcgtcgggtcgtccctttatatacagaggtcgatgccCATCGGCTCATGGAGTCCCAGCGGGCTCATAAACAGTGtacggctcggtgactatctattcttgccttacaatacaagtataCATATATGCtagtttatctctacgggccttaagccgcctttgggccttgggcccttaactgaaccgccatcttcaaatatcgtcttgggcttcatatgatgaatcaccataggtataacccggcccctcctgtgtgggtcatacctaatagttatatccccaacattaggccccagattgatttgaactggttcatgtcaatcttcaacacttaagaaaaatcttctgctcttcatTCGTGCGAAaatttataacccgccatgacgtcatctgctggatttgtgataacccgccatgacgtcacctgtcattaattcacactttatccaacatatctcaatggatctttatcttaataaccGTCCGAGATGAGGCGCCTGAGCATCTAGATAACCATGTTTTggtctcctcgtttttcgcgcccacttatgagtctttccttataaatagccacGACCAGTCTTTCATCATTCTCCCCCTTTcagcgtcttcctcctctcgcgaccttctgccgctcgagctccgccgccgccacagagcacctcgtcctcctcaagctcggccactgcatcaacctgtgtTGGACCAGAGCACGCCGACGCCCCGCCACGATTGAATCTGCACCTTTAAGTGCTTCTTCTCCAGCGCGTTAGATTGCACTAGGGTTCCtgactgttcgtcgtgttcttcatcgtTTCTCCATTATTCCTCCATCGTAGCATATTTTGATCCAAAAACAATGTAGAACTTATGCGGTGGTTGTTTTGCCTCCACCTTTAATACCAGCGGACCCCCTTTCTTTGGAAAGAGATCTCATTATAGCTTATGAACTTCCTATACCGGTTTTTAGGTCTTGaattatttcctttttctgaactgccgctgatccaaaataatgattgcaatctgtgaaacctgtttgtgtaGCACTTAGCCAAAAACTGCACTttgatagatccacctagccatggcggctcatgcCAGTGGCTTTTAATGGTAATGCTCAATAGATAACACCAcactgctcatggcggcttaa is from Triticum aestivum cultivar Chinese Spring chromosome 1B, IWGSC CS RefSeq v2.1, whole genome shotgun sequence and encodes:
- the LOC123090557 gene encoding probable esterase PIR7A, whose translation is MEGGKNHFVLIHGVCHGAWSWYRVATALEAAGHRVTAMDMAGCGASPGRGEEVASFEEYSRPLLDAVAALPEGEKAVLVAHSFGGQSLALAMERHPEKVSVAVFVTATMPAAGKPMTYAFKQLSQGKGPDFFMDCTLGSTGDPRNPDKTFLFGPKYMARRVYQLSPPEDLTLGIAMVRPSRRFLNDDTMNGDVLTSARYGGVRRVYVVAEDDEWKPAEMQRLMASWNPGTEVVGLQGADHMPIFSKSRELSELLMVIANKYYPGS